One Xiphophorus maculatus strain JP 163 A chromosome 10, X_maculatus-5.0-male, whole genome shotgun sequence genomic region harbors:
- the LOC102230587 gene encoding kelch-like protein 11 isoform X1, protein MTVSECLLTCFMHTYDFLPKIAKSFHLSLRFCVGMAAAAEEGGCGGGSAPLSAGDGEPEEAEVFTCPTYCSELSRRQNEQRKAGLFCDLTLVFSSRGESGVERVLTLPAHRTVLSAASQYFELLLGGQFSESQTGRVELREWSSAAGPDPETVEAVIHFMYTGEVRVTNANVHDVLELADRFLLGQLKSFCAEFLVKKLNLSNCVAVHSLAHMYSLNQLALEAAEMIRRNFQKVIYNDEFYTLPFHLVRDWMLDSEITVDSEQQLFEAIVKWVHQNPEERVRFFEELFKLVRLKQIPPTDLMRVVRKEPLVANKAECQQLVVDALEFHAVCSEGLKSANLDQSTSYMAAIHPRLGQNMDVIMVVGGVSEGGEYLSECVGYFVAEDRWINLPHIHNHLDGHAIAVTEGHVYVAGSMEPGFAKMVERYNTSLNAWEDVSSLSTRKHSFGLTGVKDVLYGIGGHGNFSPGFKDVTVYKPEQDEWISLEPAPKIVRDVKTVTVEDRYVYVMARTPEDIDHDDGLSTVTMCYDTESHRWQDVHSLPLIDNYCSFQMAVSSTTFYHTASCCPKSYKATFEAAQQKVSRNIPEEILSSLPTEVLGMEGAAICFLGEDVFIIGGWRNSSSLDKQYRKETYRYCADKKRWTLLPPLPQPRCRAAACHVRIPYRYLRGCQRYPMPQNLARQRDRMQQMQQMHRLTLTRRRQMHSQIEC, encoded by the exons ATGACAGTTTCTGAATGCCTGCTGACCTGTTTTATGCACACCTATGATTTCCTGCCGAAGATAGCCAAGAGTTTCCATCTTTCCTTGAGGTTTTGCGTCGGGATGGCAGCGGCGGCGGAGGAGGGCGGCTGCGGCGGAGGCTCCGCGCCGCTGTCCGCAGGTGATGGTGAACCTGAGGAGGCCGAGGTGTTCACCTGCCCGACCTACTGCTCGGAGCTCTCCCGCCGGCAGAACGAGCAGAGGAAGGCGGGGTTGTTCTGCGACCTGACCCTGGTGTTCAGCTCCAGGGGCGAGTCTGGCGTGGAGAGGGTCCTGACCTTACCTGCCCACCGCACGGTCCTCTCTGCGGCCTCGCAGTATTTCGAGCTGCTGCTGGGCGGACAGTTCTCGGAGTCCCAGACCGGGAGAGTGGAGCTGAGGGAGTGGAGCTCCGCGGCGGGGCCCGACCCGGAGACTGTGGAGGCGGTCATACACTTCATGTACACGGGAGAGGTCCGGGTGACCAACGCTAATGTTCACGATGTGCTGGAACTAGCCGACAG GTTCTTATTGGGTCAGCTGAAGAGCTTCTGTGCAGAGTTTCTGGTGAAGAAGTTGAATCTTTCCAACTGCGTAGCTGTGCACAGCCTGGCCCACATGTACAGCCTGAACCAGCTGGCTCTGGAAGCTGCCGAGATGATCAgaagaaacttccagaaagTCATTTACAACGACGAGTTCTACACTCTTCCGTTTCATCTGGTGCGAGACTGGATGTTGGACTCGGAAATCACCGTGGactcagagcagcagctgtttgaAGCGATCGTGAAATGGGTCCACCAAAACCCGGAGGAACGGGTGCGGTTTTTTGAAGAGCTGTTCAAGCTGGTGAGGCTGAAGCAGATTCCTCCAACCGACTTAATGCGTGTGGTTAGAAAGGAGCCCTTGGTGGCTAACAAGGCAGAGTGCCAGCAGCTGGTGGTGGACGCTCTGGAGTTTCACGCAGTTTGCTCGGAGGGCCTCAAGTCGGCTAACTTGGATCAGAGTACCTCCTACATGGCGGCTATTCATCCACGCCTTGGCCAGAACATGGACGTGATCATGGTGGTAGGTGGAGTCTCAGAAGGCGGAGAGTATCTCAGCGAATGCGTTGGCTACTTTGTCGCTGAGGATCGTTGGATCAACCTGCCGCACATTCACAACCACCTGGACGGCCACGCCATCGCGGTCACCGAGGGCCACGTCTATGTGGCGGGCTCCATGGAGCCTGGCTTTGCCAAGATGGTGGAGCGCTACAACACCAGCCTCAATGCTTGGGAGGATGTCAGCAGCTTGTCCACGCGGAAGCACTCATTCGGCCTAACGGGCGTCAAGGATGTCCTCTATGGTATTGGGGGTCACGGTAACTTCAGCCCAGGCTTTAAGGATGTCACCGTTTATAAACCGGAGCAGGATGAGTGGATCAGCCTTGAGCCAGCGCCGAAGATCGTACGAGACGTAAAAACAGTGACTGTAGAGGATCGATATGTGTATGTAATGGCCAGGACGCCTGAAGATATCGACCATGATGATGGACTGAGCACCGTGACCATGTGCTACGACACAGAGAGTCACAGGTGGCAGGACGTTCACTCATTACCTCTGATTGACAACTACTGCAGCTTCCAAATGGCCGTCTCATCCACAACCTTCTACCACACCGCTTCCTGCTGCCCCAAAAGCTACAAGGCAACTTTTGAGGCCGCTCAGCAGAAAGTAAGCAGAAACATCCCGGAGGAGATCCTCAGCAGCCTTCCAACAGAAGTGCTTGGGATGGAAGGAGCCGCCATCTGCTTCCTTGGTGAGGATGTCTTCATCATCGGAGGCtggagaaacagcagcagcttggaCAAGCAGTACCGCAAGGAGACGTACCGCTACTGCGCCGACAAAAAGCGCTGGACGCTTCTGCCGCCCCTGCCTCAGCCGCGCTGCCGAGCGGCGGCCTGCCACGTCCGCATCCCGTACAGATACTTGCGCGGCTGCCAGCGCTACCCAATGCCGCAGAACCTGGCGCGCCAACGAGACCGCATGCAGCAAATGCAGCAGATGCACCGACTCACTCTCACCAGGCGGAGACAGATGCACTCTCAGATCGAATGCTAA
- the LOC102230587 gene encoding kelch-like protein 11 isoform X2 translates to MAAAAEEGGCGGGSAPLSAGDGEPEEAEVFTCPTYCSELSRRQNEQRKAGLFCDLTLVFSSRGESGVERVLTLPAHRTVLSAASQYFELLLGGQFSESQTGRVELREWSSAAGPDPETVEAVIHFMYTGEVRVTNANVHDVLELADRFLLGQLKSFCAEFLVKKLNLSNCVAVHSLAHMYSLNQLALEAAEMIRRNFQKVIYNDEFYTLPFHLVRDWMLDSEITVDSEQQLFEAIVKWVHQNPEERVRFFEELFKLVRLKQIPPTDLMRVVRKEPLVANKAECQQLVVDALEFHAVCSEGLKSANLDQSTSYMAAIHPRLGQNMDVIMVVGGVSEGGEYLSECVGYFVAEDRWINLPHIHNHLDGHAIAVTEGHVYVAGSMEPGFAKMVERYNTSLNAWEDVSSLSTRKHSFGLTGVKDVLYGIGGHGNFSPGFKDVTVYKPEQDEWISLEPAPKIVRDVKTVTVEDRYVYVMARTPEDIDHDDGLSTVTMCYDTESHRWQDVHSLPLIDNYCSFQMAVSSTTFYHTASCCPKSYKATFEAAQQKVSRNIPEEILSSLPTEVLGMEGAAICFLGEDVFIIGGWRNSSSLDKQYRKETYRYCADKKRWTLLPPLPQPRCRAAACHVRIPYRYLRGCQRYPMPQNLARQRDRMQQMQQMHRLTLTRRRQMHSQIEC, encoded by the exons ATGGCAGCGGCGGCGGAGGAGGGCGGCTGCGGCGGAGGCTCCGCGCCGCTGTCCGCAGGTGATGGTGAACCTGAGGAGGCCGAGGTGTTCACCTGCCCGACCTACTGCTCGGAGCTCTCCCGCCGGCAGAACGAGCAGAGGAAGGCGGGGTTGTTCTGCGACCTGACCCTGGTGTTCAGCTCCAGGGGCGAGTCTGGCGTGGAGAGGGTCCTGACCTTACCTGCCCACCGCACGGTCCTCTCTGCGGCCTCGCAGTATTTCGAGCTGCTGCTGGGCGGACAGTTCTCGGAGTCCCAGACCGGGAGAGTGGAGCTGAGGGAGTGGAGCTCCGCGGCGGGGCCCGACCCGGAGACTGTGGAGGCGGTCATACACTTCATGTACACGGGAGAGGTCCGGGTGACCAACGCTAATGTTCACGATGTGCTGGAACTAGCCGACAG GTTCTTATTGGGTCAGCTGAAGAGCTTCTGTGCAGAGTTTCTGGTGAAGAAGTTGAATCTTTCCAACTGCGTAGCTGTGCACAGCCTGGCCCACATGTACAGCCTGAACCAGCTGGCTCTGGAAGCTGCCGAGATGATCAgaagaaacttccagaaagTCATTTACAACGACGAGTTCTACACTCTTCCGTTTCATCTGGTGCGAGACTGGATGTTGGACTCGGAAATCACCGTGGactcagagcagcagctgtttgaAGCGATCGTGAAATGGGTCCACCAAAACCCGGAGGAACGGGTGCGGTTTTTTGAAGAGCTGTTCAAGCTGGTGAGGCTGAAGCAGATTCCTCCAACCGACTTAATGCGTGTGGTTAGAAAGGAGCCCTTGGTGGCTAACAAGGCAGAGTGCCAGCAGCTGGTGGTGGACGCTCTGGAGTTTCACGCAGTTTGCTCGGAGGGCCTCAAGTCGGCTAACTTGGATCAGAGTACCTCCTACATGGCGGCTATTCATCCACGCCTTGGCCAGAACATGGACGTGATCATGGTGGTAGGTGGAGTCTCAGAAGGCGGAGAGTATCTCAGCGAATGCGTTGGCTACTTTGTCGCTGAGGATCGTTGGATCAACCTGCCGCACATTCACAACCACCTGGACGGCCACGCCATCGCGGTCACCGAGGGCCACGTCTATGTGGCGGGCTCCATGGAGCCTGGCTTTGCCAAGATGGTGGAGCGCTACAACACCAGCCTCAATGCTTGGGAGGATGTCAGCAGCTTGTCCACGCGGAAGCACTCATTCGGCCTAACGGGCGTCAAGGATGTCCTCTATGGTATTGGGGGTCACGGTAACTTCAGCCCAGGCTTTAAGGATGTCACCGTTTATAAACCGGAGCAGGATGAGTGGATCAGCCTTGAGCCAGCGCCGAAGATCGTACGAGACGTAAAAACAGTGACTGTAGAGGATCGATATGTGTATGTAATGGCCAGGACGCCTGAAGATATCGACCATGATGATGGACTGAGCACCGTGACCATGTGCTACGACACAGAGAGTCACAGGTGGCAGGACGTTCACTCATTACCTCTGATTGACAACTACTGCAGCTTCCAAATGGCCGTCTCATCCACAACCTTCTACCACACCGCTTCCTGCTGCCCCAAAAGCTACAAGGCAACTTTTGAGGCCGCTCAGCAGAAAGTAAGCAGAAACATCCCGGAGGAGATCCTCAGCAGCCTTCCAACAGAAGTGCTTGGGATGGAAGGAGCCGCCATCTGCTTCCTTGGTGAGGATGTCTTCATCATCGGAGGCtggagaaacagcagcagcttggaCAAGCAGTACCGCAAGGAGACGTACCGCTACTGCGCCGACAAAAAGCGCTGGACGCTTCTGCCGCCCCTGCCTCAGCCGCGCTGCCGAGCGGCGGCCTGCCACGTCCGCATCCCGTACAGATACTTGCGCGGCTGCCAGCGCTACCCAATGCCGCAGAACCTGGCGCGCCAACGAGACCGCATGCAGCAAATGCAGCAGATGCACCGACTCACTCTCACCAGGCGGAGACAGATGCACTCTCAGATCGAATGCTAA